The Kaustia mangrovi genome has a segment encoding these proteins:
- a CDS encoding Lrp/AsnC ligand binding domain-containing protein, with the protein MKPFFVQIKCELGRAYDVATEIVDAEIASEVYSTAGDYDLLVKFYVEEGTDIGHFVNEKLHPVPGIRDTYTIITFRAF; encoded by the coding sequence ATGAAGCCGTTCTTCGTCCAGATCAAATGCGAGCTCGGGCGCGCCTATGACGTCGCCACGGAGATTGTCGACGCCGAGATCGCATCGGAGGTCTACTCCACGGCGGGGGACTACGATCTGCTGGTGAAGTTCTATGTCGAGGAGGGCACCGATATCGGCCATTTCGTCAACGAGAAGCTGCATCCGGTCCCGGGGATCCGGGACACCTACACGATCATCACCTTCCGCGCCTTCTGA
- a CDS encoding ABC transporter ATP-binding protein, which yields MIDVKDVTKRFGSLTAVNRCSLSVEAGSITGLIGPNGAGKTTLFNIVAGTLAPDSGQILLDGEDVTGLPSHALFGKKLVRTFQIPHEFSHMTALENLMMVPGAQAGETLFSAWFRPALVARQESEVRSRALEVLDFLKLGRLRNELAGNLSGGQKKLLELGRTMMVDARVVLLDEIAAGVNRTLLNDLAANIQRLNEEFGYTFFVIEHDMDLIARLCDPVIVMAEGSVMMEGSIEEVQADPRVIEAYFGGAPTATLRESA from the coding sequence ATCATAGACGTCAAGGATGTCACCAAGCGGTTCGGAAGCCTGACCGCCGTCAACCGGTGCTCGCTGTCCGTGGAGGCGGGCTCGATCACCGGTCTGATCGGCCCGAACGGCGCGGGCAAGACCACCCTGTTCAATATTGTCGCTGGCACGCTCGCCCCCGACAGCGGACAGATCCTCCTCGATGGCGAGGACGTGACCGGCCTGCCCTCCCACGCGCTATTCGGCAAGAAGCTCGTGCGCACCTTCCAGATCCCGCACGAATTCTCCCACATGACCGCGCTGGAGAACCTGATGATGGTGCCGGGCGCGCAGGCCGGCGAGACCCTCTTTTCCGCCTGGTTCCGCCCGGCCCTCGTCGCGCGCCAGGAAAGCGAGGTGCGCAGCCGCGCGCTGGAGGTGCTGGATTTCCTCAAGCTCGGCCGGCTGCGCAACGAGCTCGCCGGCAATCTCTCCGGCGGCCAGAAGAAGCTCCTGGAGCTCGGACGCACCATGATGGTCGATGCGCGCGTGGTGCTGCTCGACGAGATCGCCGCCGGCGTGAACCGCACGCTGCTGAACGATCTCGCCGCCAACATCCAGCGCCTCAACGAGGAGTTCGGCTACACTTTCTTCGTCATCGAGCACGACATGGACCTGATCGCGAGGCTCTGCGACCCGGTGATCGTGATGGCGGAAGGCTCCGTCATGATGGAGGGCTCGATCGAGGAGGTCCAGGCGGATCCGCGCGTGATCGAGGCCTATTTCGGCGGCGCGCCCACCGCGACCCTGAGGGAAAGCGCATGA
- a CDS encoding ABC transporter substrate-binding protein, with protein MSGRLKRAAIASAALLALAAASPSAMADVKIGFLGGFTGPIEGLTPPILKGAELAVANVNDQGGILDGEKIEMPSGDTTCTDATAASNAADRMVNSEQVTAIVGALCSGATISSANNAGIPGGVVMVSPASTSPAVTNLKDNDLVFRTTPSDAYQGEAMAKLLRKKGVDEIAITYVNNDYGKGFADALDTAFTEAGGTVTAKEAHEEGKADYRAELGSLAASGAPMLAVLAYESGSGQTIVRQAIESGDFTDFIGGDGMVGENLISAVGAGNLEGMIATRAGKPEIPGADVFAKLAEKAGVDPSATYAPQAYDAAFLLALAVEKNGSADREGLNKALREVASAPGEVILPGEWEKAKKLIAEGKDINYEGAGGPLDFDQNGDVPGVIVELVVKDGKFVEVGRID; from the coding sequence ATGTCGGGTAGATTGAAACGCGCAGCCATCGCATCGGCTGCGCTCCTTGCTCTCGCCGCAGCATCGCCGTCCGCGATGGCGGATGTGAAGATCGGGTTCCTCGGCGGGTTCACCGGCCCCATCGAGGGGCTGACGCCGCCGATCCTCAAGGGCGCGGAGCTCGCGGTCGCGAATGTCAACGACCAGGGCGGCATCCTGGACGGCGAGAAGATCGAGATGCCGAGCGGCGACACGACCTGCACCGATGCGACCGCCGCGTCGAACGCCGCCGACCGCATGGTCAATTCCGAGCAGGTGACCGCCATTGTCGGCGCGCTGTGCTCCGGCGCGACGATCTCGTCTGCGAACAATGCCGGAATTCCGGGCGGCGTCGTGATGGTCTCGCCGGCCTCGACCTCGCCAGCGGTGACGAACCTGAAGGACAATGATCTTGTCTTCCGCACCACGCCGTCGGACGCCTATCAGGGCGAGGCGATGGCCAAGCTCCTGCGCAAGAAGGGCGTGGACGAGATCGCCATCACCTATGTGAACAACGACTATGGCAAGGGCTTTGCCGACGCGCTCGACACCGCCTTCACGGAGGCCGGCGGCACGGTGACGGCCAAGGAGGCTCACGAGGAGGGCAAGGCCGACTATCGCGCCGAGCTCGGCTCGCTGGCCGCCAGCGGTGCGCCCATGCTGGCCGTCCTCGCCTATGAGAGCGGCTCCGGCCAGACCATCGTGCGCCAGGCGATCGAGAGCGGCGACTTCACCGACTTCATCGGCGGCGACGGCATGGTCGGCGAGAATCTGATCTCCGCGGTGGGCGCGGGCAACCTGGAAGGCATGATCGCGACGCGCGCCGGCAAGCCGGAAATTCCGGGCGCCGACGTGTTCGCCAAGCTTGCCGAGAAGGCCGGGGTGGATCCGAGCGCGACCTATGCGCCGCAGGCCTACGACGCCGCCTTCCTGCTCGCCCTTGCGGTGGAGAAGAACGGCTCGGCGGATCGCGAGGGCCTCAACAAGGCGCTGCGCGAGGTGGCGAGCGCGCCCGGCGAGGTGATCCTTCCCGGCGAATGGGAGAAGGCCAAAAAGCTCATCGCCGAGGGCAAGGACATCAATTACGAAGGCGCCGGCGGCCCGCTCGACTTCGACCAGAACGGCGACGTGCCGGGCGTCATCGTCGAGCTCGTGGTGAAGGACGGCAAGTTCGTCGAGGTCGGCCGGATCGACTAG
- a CDS encoding aspartate/glutamate racemase family protein: MPETGRNRDDATPHLGVLMLDTRFPRLRGDIGNPASFACPVSYHRVPSATVARIATADAHPLPAAIADAFVDGAHALVARGATHISTSCGFLLPLQERLAHESGRPVVASALTLLPALRAQYGPDAVIGVVTFDADALEHMALERHNPLAVAGLDRTGTLYRAIREDLDRLDEVEARREAVAAALALARQTPRPVALVLECTNLSPYRGAIANATGLPVHDIATAIARAMGVPVSQLAS, encoded by the coding sequence ATGCCGGAGACCGGCCGGAACCGGGACGATGCCACGCCACATCTCGGCGTGCTGATGCTCGATACGCGCTTTCCGCGCCTTCGCGGCGATATCGGCAATCCCGCGAGTTTCGCCTGCCCGGTCAGCTATCACCGCGTGCCGTCCGCGACCGTCGCCCGCATCGCGACGGCGGATGCCCATCCCCTGCCCGCCGCAATCGCCGACGCCTTTGTCGACGGCGCGCATGCGCTTGTCGCCCGGGGCGCGACCCACATCTCCACCTCCTGCGGCTTCCTGTTGCCGCTCCAGGAGCGGCTCGCGCACGAATCGGGGCGGCCGGTCGTGGCGTCCGCCCTGACCCTGCTGCCCGCCCTGCGCGCGCAATACGGACCGGATGCCGTGATCGGCGTCGTCACCTTCGATGCGGACGCGCTGGAACACATGGCGCTCGAGAGGCACAACCCCCTCGCCGTCGCCGGCCTCGACCGGACCGGCACGCTCTACCGCGCGATCCGCGAGGATCTGGACCGTCTCGACGAGGTCGAAGCCCGGCGGGAGGCCGTTGCCGCGGCGCTCGCGCTCGCCCGGCAGACGCCGCGCCCGGTGGCTCTCGTTCTGGAATGCACCAATCTCTCGCCCTATCGCGGGGCCATCGCGAACGCGACGGGTCTTCCCGTCCACGACATCGCGACGGCGATCGCGCGGGCCATGGGCGTGCCGGTCTCTCAACTCGCCAGCTGA
- a CDS encoding branched-chain amino acid ABC transporter permease, with amino-acid sequence MNELVFFINKVVIAGSVIGSIYALGAIGVTLIFGILRFAHFAHGDMMTVGAGLSLVVAVLLSEAGVSTPLPIGFVAMPIAMVLTALLAIGLDRSFYKPLRDAGVRPVVLVMASVGIMLMMQGLVRLLAGSSTRSFFFAERKDIFRIDLPFLEARRSLVITEPQVLLIAFTVVAVVALHFFLTRTRHGKAMRAMSDNADLARITGINTEQVVWMTWIIGGGLAAAGGTLLSLDVTFKPDLSFNIILPIFAAAIVGGIGRPYGAIAGGFLVGFTETLAIFNWSILLRPFDALFPAWLEVPANLAFVPTEYKITIPFFILVAVLVWRPTGLFKGRVL; translated from the coding sequence GTGAACGAGCTCGTCTTCTTCATCAACAAGGTCGTGATCGCCGGCTCGGTGATCGGCTCCATCTATGCGCTGGGGGCCATCGGGGTCACGCTCATCTTCGGCATACTGCGCTTCGCCCATTTCGCCCATGGCGACATGATGACGGTCGGCGCGGGGCTGAGCCTCGTCGTCGCAGTCTTGCTCTCGGAAGCCGGCGTCTCCACCCCGCTGCCCATCGGCTTCGTGGCCATGCCCATCGCCATGGTGCTGACCGCGCTCCTGGCCATCGGGCTCGACCGGAGCTTCTACAAGCCCCTGCGCGATGCCGGGGTCAGACCGGTCGTCCTGGTCATGGCCTCCGTCGGCATCATGCTCATGATGCAGGGGCTCGTCCGGCTGCTGGCCGGCTCGTCCACCCGCAGCTTCTTCTTCGCCGAGCGCAAGGACATCTTCCGCATCGACCTGCCGTTCCTGGAGGCGCGCCGGTCGCTCGTCATCACCGAACCGCAGGTGCTGCTGATCGCCTTCACTGTCGTCGCGGTGGTCGCCCTGCACTTCTTCCTCACCCGCACGCGCCACGGCAAGGCCATGCGGGCCATGTCGGACAATGCCGATCTCGCCCGCATCACCGGCATCAACACCGAGCAGGTCGTCTGGATGACCTGGATCATCGGCGGCGGGCTCGCCGCGGCCGGCGGCACGCTGCTGTCGCTCGACGTGACCTTCAAGCCCGATCTGAGCTTCAACATCATCCTGCCGATCTTCGCCGCCGCCATCGTCGGCGGCATCGGCCGGCCCTATGGGGCAATCGCCGGCGGCTTCCTCGTCGGCTTCACCGAGACGCTCGCCATCTTCAACTGGTCGATCCTGCTCAGGCCCTTCGACGCCCTGTTCCCCGCCTGGCTGGAGGTCCCGGCCAATCTCGCCTTCGTGCCGACCGAGTACAAGATCACCATTCCGTTCTTCATTCTCGTCGCCGTCCTGGTCTGGCGGCCCACAGGGCTCTTCAAGGGACGGGTGCTCTAG
- a CDS encoding ABC transporter ATP-binding protein has translation MSLLAATNLHAGYGGMNILEGVDIAIDAGEIGVIVGPNGAGKSTTLKALFGLLRIGEGSVVLNGVDITNAPPDSLVSHGMSFVPQEKNVFLTLSVHENLEMGAFIRRDDYSHLLDHVYDIFEPLKAKRNQPAGELSGGQRQMVAIGRAMMTEPRLLLLDEPTAGLSPLFMSEIFDRIIAINATGVGILMVEQNAKQALKIAHRGFVLASGQNRFTDTGQALLDDPEVARSFLGG, from the coding sequence ATGAGCCTTCTCGCCGCCACCAACCTCCATGCCGGCTATGGCGGGATGAACATCCTGGAGGGCGTGGACATCGCCATCGATGCCGGCGAGATCGGCGTCATCGTGGGCCCGAACGGCGCAGGCAAGTCGACCACGCTGAAGGCGCTCTTCGGTCTGCTCCGGATCGGCGAGGGCTCTGTCGTCCTCAATGGCGTCGACATCACCAACGCCCCGCCGGACAGCCTGGTCAGCCACGGCATGTCCTTCGTGCCGCAGGAAAAGAACGTCTTCCTGACGCTCTCCGTCCACGAGAACCTGGAGATGGGCGCGTTCATCCGGCGCGACGACTACAGCCACCTCCTCGACCATGTCTACGACATCTTCGAGCCGCTGAAGGCCAAGCGCAACCAGCCGGCGGGCGAGCTCTCCGGCGGCCAGCGCCAGATGGTCGCCATCGGCCGCGCGATGATGACCGAGCCGCGGCTCCTGCTGCTCGACGAGCCGACGGCGGGCCTGTCACCGCTCTTCATGTCGGAGATCTTCGACCGCATCATCGCGATCAACGCGACGGGCGTCGGCATCCTGATGGTGGAGCAGAACGCCAAGCAGGCGCTCAAGATCGCCCACAGGGGCTTCGTGCTCGCCTCCGGGCAGAACAGGTTCACCGATACGGGCCAGGCGCTGCTCGACGACCCGGAGGTCGCGCGCAGCTTTCTCGGCGGTTAG
- a CDS encoding efflux RND transporter periplasmic adaptor subunit, which translates to MKIRFTIVALILIALIGGLAYFQFVLKPAMISEYMASQPQPSVSVNAAKAGTTDWIGRIPSIGTLRAVQGVDVTSEASGIVTTITFESGNTVEEGELLVQIDDSVEQAELKSNLAARKRAQLEWERRLTLFEKGTVARSQLDEARAGRDEADAAVERTRAVIEQKSVEAPFSGRLGIRKIDLGQYVPAGTAMVSLQMLDPIYVDFPVPEQRVDSVMPGADVEVRVDTYPGEVFKGTVESVDSRVERETRTLLVRAKLANPGNKLLPGMFANVAVLVGEPKKVVTVPRTAVTYSLYGDTVYVLTPSKDGDTSKDGDGAGPQHYTAKREIVEPGEAQEDSVVIRKGIDDGDLVVTSGQLKLHPGVTVTVDGSGGLKAPAEMPRE; encoded by the coding sequence ATGAAGATTCGCTTTACAATCGTCGCCCTGATCCTCATCGCGCTTATCGGCGGGCTGGCCTATTTCCAGTTCGTTCTCAAGCCGGCGATGATCAGCGAATATATGGCGAGCCAGCCGCAGCCATCGGTCTCCGTCAACGCCGCGAAGGCGGGCACCACGGATTGGATCGGGCGAATACCGTCCATCGGCACGCTGCGCGCGGTGCAGGGGGTGGACGTGACGTCGGAGGCCTCCGGCATCGTGACGACGATCACGTTCGAATCCGGCAATACGGTCGAGGAGGGCGAGCTCCTCGTCCAGATCGACGACTCCGTCGAGCAGGCCGAACTGAAGAGCAATCTGGCCGCCCGCAAGCGCGCGCAGCTCGAATGGGAGCGCCGGCTGACGCTGTTCGAGAAGGGGACCGTCGCGCGGTCCCAGCTCGACGAGGCGCGTGCAGGCCGCGACGAGGCGGATGCCGCCGTCGAGCGCACCCGCGCGGTCATCGAGCAGAAATCCGTCGAGGCGCCGTTCTCCGGCCGGCTGGGTATCCGCAAGATCGATCTGGGACAGTATGTGCCGGCCGGCACGGCCATGGTCTCCCTGCAGATGCTCGATCCGATCTATGTGGACTTTCCAGTGCCCGAGCAGAGGGTGGATAGCGTCATGCCCGGCGCCGACGTGGAGGTCCGGGTGGACACCTATCCGGGCGAGGTCTTCAAGGGCACGGTCGAATCCGTCGATTCGCGCGTCGAACGGGAAACCCGCACGCTTCTCGTGCGTGCGAAGCTCGCCAATCCCGGCAACAAGCTCCTGCCGGGCATGTTCGCCAATGTGGCCGTTCTGGTGGGCGAGCCGAAAAAGGTCGTCACCGTGCCGCGCACCGCGGTGACCTACAGCCTCTATGGCGACACGGTCTATGTGCTCACGCCGTCGAAGGATGGCGACACCTCGAAGGACGGCGACGGGGCCGGCCCGCAGCACTACACCGCCAAGCGCGAGATCGTGGAGCCGGGCGAGGCCCAGGAAGACAGTGTCGTCATCCGCAAGGGGATCGACGACGGCGATCTGGTCGTGACCTCCGGCCAGCTCAAGCTTCATCCCGGCGTGACGGTGACGGTCGACGGCTCGGGCGGCCTGAAAGCCCCGGCCGAGATGCCGAGGGAATAG
- a CDS encoding branched-chain amino acid ABC transporter permease — translation MMGPAYTLRMVVEATCYAILALGLTIQWGYAGLFNAGIMGFVALGGAMTMLMSFPVNQDFWNSSAPAGLGRVLLIALAGAALVFAASRLHRLGVSRGLRTAVTVIVLAIAYLVFMNALTPVAAEIESTAGFVGGLGLPVGIGWIAGGAVAGLVGYFIGRICLGLRSDYLAIATLGIAEIIKALLKNADWLTRGTLTVSPLPWPVPAPAEIGFVGSRATYLAVTAVLIVAIYILLQRAYHAPWGRMMRAIRDNETAAGSMGKDVNRRRLEIFVLGCILMGIGGAALITFVRIFDPSGFVPLNHTFLVWVMVILGGAGNNLGAIFGALLIYIVWTMSEPATLFAFHLMEQYGRDWFGWQPPADLDSRALQMRVFIIGLTITLVLRYAPRGLMPEPVKHVD, via the coding sequence ATGATGGGCCCGGCCTATACGCTGCGCATGGTGGTCGAGGCGACCTGCTATGCCATTCTGGCGCTCGGCCTCACCATCCAGTGGGGCTATGCGGGGCTCTTCAATGCCGGCATCATGGGCTTCGTCGCGCTCGGCGGGGCGATGACCATGCTGATGTCCTTCCCCGTCAACCAGGACTTCTGGAACTCGTCGGCACCGGCGGGGCTCGGCCGGGTCCTGCTGATCGCGCTGGCGGGTGCCGCGCTCGTCTTCGCCGCGAGCAGGCTCCACCGGCTCGGCGTATCGCGGGGCCTGCGCACGGCGGTGACCGTCATCGTGCTCGCCATCGCCTATCTCGTCTTCATGAACGCGCTGACCCCGGTCGCTGCGGAGATCGAGAGCACGGCGGGCTTCGTTGGCGGGCTCGGTCTGCCGGTCGGGATCGGCTGGATCGCGGGCGGCGCGGTGGCCGGCCTCGTCGGCTATTTCATCGGCCGCATCTGCCTGGGACTCAGGAGCGACTATCTCGCGATCGCCACGCTCGGCATCGCGGAGATCATCAAGGCGCTGCTCAAGAATGCCGACTGGCTGACACGCGGCACCCTCACCGTCTCGCCCCTGCCCTGGCCGGTGCCCGCCCCCGCCGAGATCGGCTTCGTGGGCTCGCGCGCGACCTATCTGGCGGTGACCGCGGTCCTGATCGTTGCGATCTACATCCTGCTCCAGCGCGCCTATCACGCCCCCTGGGGCCGCATGATGCGGGCCATCCGCGACAACGAGACGGCGGCGGGATCCATGGGCAAGGACGTGAACCGGCGGCGGCTGGAGATCTTCGTCCTCGGCTGCATCCTGATGGGGATCGGCGGGGCCGCGCTGATTACCTTCGTGCGGATCTTCGACCCCTCCGGCTTCGTACCGCTCAACCACACCTTCCTTGTCTGGGTGATGGTCATTCTGGGCGGCGCCGGCAACAATCTCGGCGCGATCTTCGGGGCGCTGCTCATCTATATCGTCTGGACCATGTCGGAACCGGCGACCCTCTTCGCCTTCCACCTTATGGAGCAATATGGCCGCGACTGGTTCGGCTGGCAGCCGCCCGCCGATCTCGACAGCCGCGCGCTGCAGATGCGCGTGTTCATCATCGGGCTCACCATCACCCTCGTCCTGCGGTACGCGCCGCGCGGGCTGATGCCGGAGCCGGTCAAGCACGTGGATTAG